In Nissabacter sp. SGAir0207, the genomic stretch CGTCACCACCGACGGCCAGTGGCGCATTGCGCCTTACTACCACCTGTTCGGCAGTGAGGAGCTTTCCCAGCGCGCGCCGGTCATCCAGCAACGGATGCCGCAACCCTACGTGATGGTCAGCCGTGAGGACGCCGCCCGTCTGGGCGTGAACCTTGGCGCGCTGGTGGAGTTCACCTGCGCTGGCCAGACGCTGCGCCTGCCGGTGCGCCTGAGCGACACGCTGCATCAGGGCCAGTTGGGCCTGCCTATTGGCTTGCCGGGCATTCCGCCGGTGCTGGTGGGTGCGAAGGTTGAAAATCTGCGGGAGGCGGCATTATGAGTTGGTTTAACTCCGAGGTGATCGACGTGCTGATCGCCATCCTGAAGGCGGTGGTGATCCTGCTGGTGGTGGTCTCCTGCGGTGCCTTCATGAGTTTCGGCGAGCGCCGTCTGCTCGGCCTGTTCCAGAACCGCTACGGGCCAAACCGGGTGGGCTGGGGCGGGTCGCTCCAGCTGGTCGCCGACATGATCAAGATGTTCTTCAAAGAGGACTGGGTGCCGCCCTTTACTGACCGGGCAATCTTCACCCTGGCGCCGATGATCGCCTTCACCTCGCTGCTGCTGGCATTTGCGATTGTGCCGGTCAGCCCGACGTGGGCGGTCTCCGACCTTAACATCGGTATCCTGTTCTTCCTGATGATGGCCGGTCTGGCGGTATACGCCGTGCTGTTCGCCGGCTGGTCCAGTAACAACAAATACTCGCTGTTGGGGGCGATGCGCGCCTCAGCCCAGACCCTGAGCTACGAGGTGTTCCTCGGCCTCTCCCTGATGGGCGTGGTGGCACAGGCTGGCTCCTTCAACATGAGCGACATCGTCAACAGCCAGGCAAACGTCTGGAACATCATCCCGCAATTCTTCGGCTTCGTGACCTTTGCGATCGCCGGCGTCGCGGTGTGCCACCGTCACCCGTTTGACCAGCCGGAGGCCGAGCAGGAGCTGGCCGATGGTTACCACATTGAATACTCCGGCATGAAGTTCGGCCTGTTCTTTGTGGGTGAGTACATCGGGATCGTGACGGTCTCCGCCCTGATTGTGACGTTGTTCTTCGGCGGCTGGCAGGGGCCATTCCTGCCGCCGTTTATCTGGTTCGCGCTGAAAACCGCCTTCTTCATGATGATGTTCATCCTGATCCGCGCCGCGCTGCCGCGCCCGCGCTACGACCAGGTGATGTCATTTGGCTGGAAAGTGTGCCTGCCGCTGACCCTGCTGAACCTGCTGGCGACCGCCGCGGTCATTTTGTACAACGCTCAATAAGGGGTGAATGAACCATGACATTGAAAGAGTTAGTGGTTGGTTTCGGCACCCAGCTACGCAGTATTTGGATGATCGGCCTGCACGCGTTCAGCAAGCGTGAAACCCGCATGTATCCTGAAGAGCCGGTCTACCTGCCGCCGCGCTACCGTGGCCGCATCGTGCTGACGCGCGATCCGGACGGCGAAGAGCGCTGCGTGGCCTGTAACCTGTGCGCCGTCGCTTGCCCGGTCAGCTGCATCTCCTTGCAGAAGGCCGAGATGAAGGATGGCCGCTGGTATCCTGAGTTCTTCCGCATCAACTTCTCACGCTGCATCTTCTGCGGCATGTGTGAAGAGGCGTGCCCGACCACCGCCATCCAGCTGACGCCGGATTTCGAACTGGGTGAGTTCAAGCGTCAGGATCTGGTGTACGAGAAGGAAGATCTGCTGATCTCTGGGCCGGGTAAATATCCGGAATATAACTTCTACCGGATGGCCGGTATGGCGATTGACGGCAAAGCGAAAG encodes the following:
- the nuoI gene encoding NADH-quinone oxidoreductase subunit NuoI translates to MTLKELVVGFGTQLRSIWMIGLHAFSKRETRMYPEEPVYLPPRYRGRIVLTRDPDGEERCVACNLCAVACPVSCISLQKAEMKDGRWYPEFFRINFSRCIFCGMCEEACPTTAIQLTPDFELGEFKRQDLVYEKEDLLISGPGKYPEYNFYRMAGMAIDGKAKGDAENEAKPIDVKGLMP
- the nuoH gene encoding NADH-quinone oxidoreductase subunit NuoH; its protein translation is MSWFNSEVIDVLIAILKAVVILLVVVSCGAFMSFGERRLLGLFQNRYGPNRVGWGGSLQLVADMIKMFFKEDWVPPFTDRAIFTLAPMIAFTSLLLAFAIVPVSPTWAVSDLNIGILFFLMMAGLAVYAVLFAGWSSNNKYSLLGAMRASAQTLSYEVFLGLSLMGVVAQAGSFNMSDIVNSQANVWNIIPQFFGFVTFAIAGVAVCHRHPFDQPEAEQELADGYHIEYSGMKFGLFFVGEYIGIVTVSALIVTLFFGGWQGPFLPPFIWFALKTAFFMMMFILIRAALPRPRYDQVMSFGWKVCLPLTLLNLLATAAVILYNAQ